One part of the Congzhengia minquanensis genome encodes these proteins:
- a CDS encoding peptidoglycan recognition protein family protein, with protein sequence MQIEKKQIAYNRVARSGAIKYIVIHDTGNKSKGANAQAHFNYFNGGNRNSSADFFVDDKTVLQVNDYTKYYTWHVGDGKGKYGITNQNSVGIEICVNADGNYDTAYLKAAELTKYLMKQLGIDASRVVRHYDASRKNCPASMSANNWALWEKFKQLIREEIKMAECKFTDISG encoded by the coding sequence ATGCAGATTGAAAAGAAGCAGATAGCGTATAATCGTGTTGCGCGGAGCGGCGCGATTAAGTATATCGTTATCCATGACACGGGGAACAAATCAAAGGGTGCGAATGCGCAGGCGCATTTTAACTATTTTAACGGCGGAAACCGAAACAGCTCGGCGGACTTTTTTGTGGACGACAAAACCGTTTTGCAGGTGAATGATTACACAAAATATTACACTTGGCACGTGGGGGACGGCAAGGGCAAATACGGCATTACAAACCAAAATTCCGTCGGCATTGAAATTTGTGTAAACGCTGACGGAAACTACGACACGGCGTACCTGAAAGCTGCGGAGCTGACGAAATATTTGATGAAGCAGTTAGGGATTGACGCGTCCCGGGTTGTGCGTCACTATGATGCAAGCAGAAAGAACTGTCCGGCCTCAATGAGCGCAAATAACTGGGCGCTGTGGGAAAAGTTTAAACAGTTGATAAGGGAGGAAATAAAAATGGCAGAATGTAAATTTACAGACATCAGCGGGCA